The proteins below come from a single Falco rusticolus isolate bFalRus1 chromosome 18, bFalRus1.pri, whole genome shotgun sequence genomic window:
- the GRB7 gene encoding growth factor receptor-bound protein 7: MDGGAQRSGLQDPPGPGSAEQEGVPGEWDGGEGPPEVKRSQPLFIHSSSRQPEEEPRASSLPSIPNPFPELCSPSNSPILSSPALGQGPPREGTSHVVKVFGEDGACRSLEVSAGTTARQLCETLVRRTRALQDHSWALVELHQHLALERCLEDHESVVEVQSSWPPGADSRFVFRKNFAKYELFKSNASFFPEVMVSSCLEANKSMAHSELIQNFLNSGSCPEVQGFLQLREAGRKVWKRFYFSLRRSGLYYSTKGTSKDPRHLQYFADLTESNIYYVTQGKKHYGTPTEFGFCIKPSKVRSGVKGLKLLCSEDEQSRSCWMAAFRLFKYGMQLYRNYQQAQARLSQPPWIGPTPLRSVSDNALVAMDFSGCTGRVIENPSEVLTVALEEAQAWRKKTTHRYSLPAACQSSPLSAAIHRTQPWFHGRISREDTQQLIGRQGLVDGVFLVRESQRNPKGFVLSLCHLQRVKHYLILPSEEEGRLYFTMDDGQTRFADLIQLVEFHQINRGILPCKLRHYCTCVAL, encoded by the exons ATGGACGGGGGGGCTCAGCGGAGCGGCCTCCAGGACCCCCCCGGGCCAGGCAGCGCAGAGCAGGAGGGGGTCCCTGGCGAGTGGGATGGGGGCGAGGGGCCACCAGAGGTCAAACGCTCCCAGCCCCTCTTCATCCACAGCagcag ccGGCAGCCGGAGGAGGAGCCGCGCGCCTCGTCGCTGCCCAGCATCCCCAACCCCTTCCCCgagctctgcagcccctccaACTCGCCCATCctcagcagcccagccctggggcagggacccccccgAGAAGGCACCTCCCAC GTGGTGAAGGTGTTCGGCGAGGACGGCGCGTGCCGCTCGCTGGAGGTGTCGGCGGGGACGACGGCGCGGCAGCTCTGCGAGACGCTGGTGCGGAGGACACGGGCGCTGCAGGACCACAGCTGGGCCCTGGTTGAGCTGCACCAGCACCTGGCTTTGG AGCGGTGCCTGGAGGACCACGAGTCGGTGGTGGAGGTGCAGAGCTCCTGGCCCCCGGGTGCCGACAGCCGCTTTGTTTTCCGGAAGAACTTCGCCAAGTATGAGCTCTTCAAGAGCAACGCG TCCTTCTTCCCCGAGGTGATGGTGTCCAGCTGCCTGGAGGCAAATAAGAGCATGGCGCACTCTGAGCTCATCCAG AACTTCCTCAACTCCGGGAGCTGCCCCGAGGTCCAGGGCTTCCTGCAGCTGCGGGAGGCTGGGCGCAAGGTCTGGAAGCGTTTCTACTTCTCCCTGCGCCGCTCGGGGCTTTACTACTCCACCAAAGGCACCTCCAAG GACCCCCGGCATCTCCAGTACTTCGCCGACCTCACAGAGTCCAACATCTACTACGTGACGCAGGGCAAGAAGCACTACGGGACGCCCACTGAGTTTGGCTTCTGCATCAAG CCCTCCAAGGTGCGGAGCGGCGTGAAGGGCctgaagctgctctgcagcGAGGATGAGCAGAGCCGGAGCTGCTGGATGGCAGCTTTCCGCCTCTTCAAG TATGGCATGCAGCTCTACCGCAACTACCAGCAAGCGCAAGCACGGCTGAGCCAGCCCCCCTGGATTGGCCCCACACCCCTG CGAAGCGTCTCAGACAACGCGCTGGTGGCCATGGACTTCTCGGGGTGCACGGGACGGGTGATCGAGAACCCCAGCGAGGTGCTGACGGTGGCACTGGAGGAGGCACAGGCCTGGAGG AAGAAGACGACGCACCGGTacagcctgccagcagcctgccagagCTCCCCGCTCAGCGCCG CCATCCACCGCACCCAGCCCTGGTTCCACGGGCGCATCTCCCGGGAGGACACCCAGCAGCTCATCGGCCGTCAGGGCTTGGTGGATGG TGTCTTCCTGGTGCGGGAGAGCCAGCGCAACCCCAAGGGCTTCGtcctgtccctgtgccaccTGCAGAGGGTCAAACACTATCTCATCCTGCCG AGCGAGGAGGAGGGTCGGCTCTACTTCACCATGGACGACGGGCAGACCCGCTTCGCCGACCTCATCCAGCTTGTGGAGTTTCACCAGATCAACCGTGGCATCCTGCCGTGCAAGCTGCGGCACTACTGCACCTGCGTGGCTCTCTGA
- the MIEN1 gene encoding migration and invasion enhancer 1 has protein sequence MSGGAEAAAAAGEGAGAGAERRVRIVVEYCEPCGFEPTYQELASAVKEEYPDIEIESRLGGTGAFEIEINGQLVFSKLENGGFPYEKDLIEAIRRARNGEPLEKITNSRPPCVIL, from the exons atgagcggcggggccgaggcggcggcagcagccggggaaggggccggggctggggccgaGCGGCGGGTCCGCATCGTGGTGGAGTACTG CGAGCCCTGCGGCTTCGAGCCCACGTACCAGGAGCTGGCGAGCGCCGTCAAGGAGGAGTACCCCGACATCGAGATTGAgtccaggctggggggcacag GTGCCTTTGAGATTGAGATCAACGGGCAGCTGGTCTTCTCCAAGCTGGAGAACGGAGGCTTTCCCTACGAAAAGGAC CTGATTGAAGCGATTCGCAGAGCGAGGAATGGGGAACCACTGGAGAAAATCACCAACAGCCGCCCCCCCTGCGTCATCCTGTAG
- the ERBB2 gene encoding receptor tyrosine-protein kinase erbB-2 isoform X1 produces MIPAGGCLCAGLLLAALRPAASEVCTGTDMKLLRPSSPESHYETLRHLYQGCQVVQGNLELTYLPPDADTAFLKDIKEVQGYVLIAENQVSGLELQSLRIIRGTQLFQERYALAVMGNAGPAGTPGLRQLGMRHLTEILKGGVRIERNPQLCFQETILWSDIFHRHNELRGETWVETTRSRSCPDCQALCAEGHCWGEGPQDCQTLTNSICHGCPRCKGTKPTDCCHEQCAAGCTGPKHSDCLACLNFNRSGICELHCPPLVIYNSDTFESVPNRDGRYTFGASCVSQCPYNYLATEVGSCTLVCPQNSQEVTINNVQKCEKCSKPCPEVCYGLGVDFLKGVRAVNASNIQHFAGCTKIFGSLAFLPETFAGDPSTNTPPLDPKLLRIFESLEELTGFLYIAAWPPSLQDLGVFQNLRVIRGRVLHNGAYSLTLRDLAVRALGLRALQEISSGMVLVHHNPQLCFLQKVPWDSIFRNPRQRLFQTHNKPPEQCESEGLVCFHLCAHGHCWGPGPTQCVACERFLRGQECVASCNLLDGAVREHANGTRCLPCHPECQPQNGTETCFGSVRMGGTHRQGGGVAPSACIPQPAPRPLQEADQCVACAHYKDAQQCVRRCPSGVKADASFVPVWKYPDEDGVCQLCPTNCTHSCTIRDEDGCPMDQKPSQVTSIIAGVVGALLVVVLLLITVICVKRRRQQERKHTMRRLLQETELVEPLTPSGALPNQAQMRILKETELKKVKVLGSGAFGTVYKGIWIPDGESVKIPVAIKVLRENTSPKANKEILDEAYVMAGVGSPYVSRLLGICLTSTVQLVTQLMPYGCLLDYVRENKDRIGSQDLLNWCVQIAKGMNYLEEVRLVHRDLAARNVLVKSPNHVKITDFGLARLLDIDETEYHADGGKVPIKWMALESILRRRFTHQSDVWSYGVTVWELMTFGAKPYDGIPAREIPDLLEKGERLPQPPICTIDVYMIMVKCWMIDSECRPKFRELVTEFSRMARDPQRFVVIQNDMVGLPGSIDSTFYRALLEEEDMDDLVDAEEYLVPHHGFFSAETSATYRSRISSMRSTAETPVDAEEGEGLAPFPFPPQGLVEGPEGPVPEVLEGDAGAKAAVQSALVQEPGALPRYSEDPTGLAAEESEGLDAEGFTAPAPCTTMPEYVNQAGEQRSPPRHPRAPPSPPDKPKGHQGKNGLIKEAKHPFPGPFGHAVENPEYLAPPGPPVPSTFSQAFDNPYYWNQDPPKAGGPEGGPGTTPTAENPEYLGLAGPDDAAV; encoded by the exons ATGATcccggccgggggctgcctCTGCGCCGGGCTGCTGCTCGCCGccctccgccccgccgcctccgaAG TCTGCACCGGCACCGACATGAAGCTGCTGCGTCCCTCCAGCCCCGAGAGCCACTACGAGACCCTGCGGCACCTCTACCAGGGCTGCCAGGTGGTGCAGGGCAACCTGGAGCTCACCTACCTGCCCCCTGATGCCGACACCGCCTTCCTCAAG GACATCAAGGAGGTGCAGGGCTACGTGCTGATCGCGGAGAACCAAGTGAGcgggctggagctgcagagcctgcGCATCATCCGAGGGACGCAGCTCTTCCAGGAGCGTTATGCCCTGGCTGTGATGGGCAACGCCGGCCCTGCCGGCACGCCGGGGCTGCGCCAGCTCGGCATGCGGCACCTCACAG AGATCCTGAAGGGAGGGGTGCGCATTGAGAGGaacccccagctctgcttccagGAGACCATCCTGTGGTCTGACATTTTCCACCGACACAACGAGCTCCGTGGCGAGACCTGGGTGGAAACCACCCGCAGCCGCAGCT GTCCTGACTGCCAGGCGTTGTGTGCTGAGGGGCACTGCTGGGGCGAGGGGCCACAGGACTGCCAGACAC TGACCAACAGCATCTGCCACGGCTGCCCACGCTGCAAGGGCACGAAGCCGACGGACTGCTGCCACGAGCAGTGCGCTGCCGGCTGCACTGGCCCCAAGCACTCCGACTGCCTG GCATGCCTGAACTTCAACCGGAGTGGGATCTGTGAGCTGCACTGTCCCCCCCTCGTCATCTACAACTCAGACACCTTCGAGTCAGTGCCCAACCGCGACGGGCGCTACACCTTTGGTGCCAGCTGCGTCAGCCAGTGTCCCT ATAACTACCTCGCCACGGAGGTGGGGTCCTGCACCCTTGTGTGCCCCCAGAACAGCCAGGAGGTCACCATCAACAACGTCCAGAAGTGTGAGAAGTGCAGCAAGCCCTGCCCGGAGG tgTGCTACGGGCTGGGAGTGGATTTTCTCAAGGGCGTCCGTGCTGTGAACGCCTCCAACATCCAGCACTTCGCCGGCTGCACCAAGATCTTCGGCAGCCTGGCCTTCCTGCCCGAGACCTTCGCCGG AGACCCCAGCACCAACACGCCGCCCCTGGACCCCAAACTGCTGCGGATCTTTGAGAGCCTGGAAGAGCTGACGG GCTTCCTCTATATCGCTGCTTGGCCACCCAGCTTGCAGGACCTGGGCGTCTTCCAAAACTTGCGGGTCATCCGGGGCCGCGTGCTGCACAA CGGCGCCTACTCACTGACGCTGCGGGACCTGGCGGTGCGGGCGCTGGGGCTCCGTGCCCTGCAGGAGATCAGCAGCGGGATGGTGCTCGTCCACCACaacccccagctctgcttcctccagaAGGTGCCCTGGGACAGCATCTTCCGCAACCCCCGCCAGCGCCTCTTCCAGACCCACAACAAGCCCCCCGAGCAGTGCG AGAGCGAGGGGCTGGTCTGCTTCCACCTCTGCGCCCACGGGCACTGCTGGGGCCCCGGCCCGACCCAGTGTGTCGCCTGCGAGCGGTTCCTGCGTGGCCAGGAGTGCGTCGCCTCCTGCAACCTCCTGGACGG GGCCGTCCGGGAGCACGCCAACGGGACGCGTTGCCTGCCGTGCCACCCCGAGTGCCAGCCTCAGAACGGCACCGAGACCTGCTTCGGCTCGGTGAGGATGGGGGGGACACACAGacagggtgggggggtggccCCCAGTGCCTGCATCCCTCAacccgccccccgccccttgCAGGAGGCAGACCAGTGCGTGGCGTGCGCCCACTACAAGGATGCGCAGCAGTGCGTGCGGCGGTGCCCCAGCGGCGTGAAGGCGGACGCCTCCTTCGTGCCCGTCTGGAAGTACCCGGATGAAGATGGtgtctgccagctctgccccaccaACTGCACCCACTC GTGCACGATCCGGGATGAGGACGGCTGTCCCATGGACCAGAAGCCAAG CCAGGTGACATCCATCATCGCCGGCGTGGTGGGGGCTCTGCTGGTTGTGGTCCTCCTGCTCATCACCGTCATCTGCGTCaagcggcggcggcagcaggaGCGGAAACACACCATGCGGCGCCTGCTGCAGGAGACCGAG CTGGTGGAGCCGCTGACGCCCAGCGGAGCCCTCCCCAACCAGGCTCAGATGCGGATCCTCAAGGAGACCGAGCTCAAGAAAGTGAAAGTGTTGGGCTCCGGTGCTTTCGGCACTGTCTACaag GGCATCTGGATCCCCGATGGGGAGAGCGTGAAGATCCCGGTGGCCATCAAGGTCTTGCGGGAGAACACGTCGCCCAAAGCCAACAAGGAGATCCTGGAC GAGGCCTACGTGATGGCGGGGGTGGGCAGCCCCTACGTGTCCCGGCTGCTGGGCATCTGCCTGACCTCCACGGTGCAGCTGGTGACGCAGCTGATGCCCTACGGCTGCCTCCTGGACTATGTGCGGGAGAACAAGGACCGCATCGGCTCCCAGGATCTGCTCAACTGGTGTGTGCAGATCGCCAAG ggGATGAATTACCTGGAGGAGGTGCGGCTGGTGCACCGGGATCTGGCCGCTCGCAACGTCCTGGTCAAGAGCCCCAACCACGTCAAGATCACCGACTTCGGGCTGGCCCGGCTGCTCGACATTGACGAGACTGAGTACCACGCTGATGGTGGCAAG GTCCCCATCAAGTGGATGGCGCTGGAGTCCATCCTGCGCCGGCGCTTCACGCACCAGAGCGATGTCTGGAGCTACG GTGTCACCGTGTGGGAGCTGATGACCTTCGGAGCGAAGCCCTACGACGGGATCCCCGCTCGCGAGATCCCCGACCTGCTGGAGAAGGGCGAGAGGCTGCCGCAGCCGCCCATCTGCACCATCGACGTCTACATGATCATGGTGAAAT gctggatGATTGACTCCGAGTGCCGGCCCAAGTTTCGGGAGCTGGTCACCGAGTTCTCCCGCATGGCCCGGGACCCCCAGCGCTTCGTGGTCATTCAG AACGACATGGTGGGGCTGCCCGGCTCCATCGACAGCACCTTCTACCGCGCCCTGCTCGAGGAGGAGGACATGGATGATCTGGTGGATGCCGAGGAGTACCTGGTCCCTCACCACGGCTTCTTCAGCGCCGAGACCTCCGCCACCTACCGCAGCCGCATCTCCTCCATGCGG AGCACGGCGGAGACCCCGGTGGACGCAGAGGAGGGTGAGGGCTTGgcccccttccccttccccccccaggGCCTGGTGGAGGGGCCGGAGGGCCCAGTGCCggaggtgctggagggggaTGCCGGGGCCAAGGCGGCCGTGCAGAGCGCGTTGGTGCAGGAGCCCGGCGCCCTGCCGCGCTACAGCGAGGATCCCACCGGGCTGGCGGCTGAGGAGAGCGAGGGTCTGGATGCTGAGGGCTTCaccgccccggccccctgcACCACCATGCCAG AGTATGTGAatcaggctggggagcagcggTCCCCACCCCGGCACCCCCGGGCACCCCCGTCCCCACCGGACAAGCCCAAGGGGCACCAGGGGAAGAATGGGCTCATCAAGGAAGCCAAGCACCCCTTCCCGGGGCCCTTCGGCCATGCCGTGGAGAACCCCGAGTACCTGGCACCCCCCGGCCCACCCGTCCCCAGCACCTTCAGCCAGGCCTTCGACAACCCCTACTACTGGAACCAGGACCCCCCCAAGGCTGGTGGCCCCGAGGGTGGCCCCGGCACGACGCCCACGGCTGAGAACCCCGAGTACCTCGGCCTGGCTGGCCCCGATGACGCGGCCGTATAG
- the ERBB2 gene encoding receptor tyrosine-protein kinase erbB-2 isoform X2, with protein sequence MIPAGGCLCAGLLLAALRPAASEVCTGTDMKLLRPSSPESHYETLRHLYQGCQVVQGNLELTYLPPDADTAFLKDIKEVQGYVLIAENQVSGLELQSLRIIRGTQLFQERYALAVMGNAGPAGTPGLRQLGMRHLTEILKGGVRIERNPQLCFQETILWSDIFHRHNELRGETWVETTRSRSCPDCQALCAEGHCWGEGPQDCQTLTNSICHGCPRCKGTKPTDCCHEQCAAGCTGPKHSDCLACLNFNRSGICELHCPPLVIYNSDTFESVPNRDGRYTFGASCVSQCPYNYLATEVGSCTLVCPQNSQEVTINNVQKCEKCSKPCPEVCYGLGVDFLKGVRAVNASNIQHFAGCTKIFGSLAFLPETFAGDPSTNTPPLDPKLLRIFESLEELTGFLYIAAWPPSLQDLGVFQNLRVIRGRVLHNGAYSLTLRDLAVRALGLRALQEISSGMVLVHHNPQLCFLQKVPWDSIFRNPRQRLFQTHNKPPEQCESEGLVCFHLCAHGHCWGPGPTQCVACERFLRGQECVASCNLLDGAVREHANGTRCLPCHPECQPQNGTETCFGSEADQCVACAHYKDAQQCVRRCPSGVKADASFVPVWKYPDEDGVCQLCPTNCTHSCTIRDEDGCPMDQKPSQVTSIIAGVVGALLVVVLLLITVICVKRRRQQERKHTMRRLLQETELVEPLTPSGALPNQAQMRILKETELKKVKVLGSGAFGTVYKGIWIPDGESVKIPVAIKVLRENTSPKANKEILDEAYVMAGVGSPYVSRLLGICLTSTVQLVTQLMPYGCLLDYVRENKDRIGSQDLLNWCVQIAKGMNYLEEVRLVHRDLAARNVLVKSPNHVKITDFGLARLLDIDETEYHADGGKVPIKWMALESILRRRFTHQSDVWSYGVTVWELMTFGAKPYDGIPAREIPDLLEKGERLPQPPICTIDVYMIMVKCWMIDSECRPKFRELVTEFSRMARDPQRFVVIQNDMVGLPGSIDSTFYRALLEEEDMDDLVDAEEYLVPHHGFFSAETSATYRSRISSMRSTAETPVDAEEGEGLAPFPFPPQGLVEGPEGPVPEVLEGDAGAKAAVQSALVQEPGALPRYSEDPTGLAAEESEGLDAEGFTAPAPCTTMPEYVNQAGEQRSPPRHPRAPPSPPDKPKGHQGKNGLIKEAKHPFPGPFGHAVENPEYLAPPGPPVPSTFSQAFDNPYYWNQDPPKAGGPEGGPGTTPTAENPEYLGLAGPDDAAV encoded by the exons ATGATcccggccgggggctgcctCTGCGCCGGGCTGCTGCTCGCCGccctccgccccgccgcctccgaAG TCTGCACCGGCACCGACATGAAGCTGCTGCGTCCCTCCAGCCCCGAGAGCCACTACGAGACCCTGCGGCACCTCTACCAGGGCTGCCAGGTGGTGCAGGGCAACCTGGAGCTCACCTACCTGCCCCCTGATGCCGACACCGCCTTCCTCAAG GACATCAAGGAGGTGCAGGGCTACGTGCTGATCGCGGAGAACCAAGTGAGcgggctggagctgcagagcctgcGCATCATCCGAGGGACGCAGCTCTTCCAGGAGCGTTATGCCCTGGCTGTGATGGGCAACGCCGGCCCTGCCGGCACGCCGGGGCTGCGCCAGCTCGGCATGCGGCACCTCACAG AGATCCTGAAGGGAGGGGTGCGCATTGAGAGGaacccccagctctgcttccagGAGACCATCCTGTGGTCTGACATTTTCCACCGACACAACGAGCTCCGTGGCGAGACCTGGGTGGAAACCACCCGCAGCCGCAGCT GTCCTGACTGCCAGGCGTTGTGTGCTGAGGGGCACTGCTGGGGCGAGGGGCCACAGGACTGCCAGACAC TGACCAACAGCATCTGCCACGGCTGCCCACGCTGCAAGGGCACGAAGCCGACGGACTGCTGCCACGAGCAGTGCGCTGCCGGCTGCACTGGCCCCAAGCACTCCGACTGCCTG GCATGCCTGAACTTCAACCGGAGTGGGATCTGTGAGCTGCACTGTCCCCCCCTCGTCATCTACAACTCAGACACCTTCGAGTCAGTGCCCAACCGCGACGGGCGCTACACCTTTGGTGCCAGCTGCGTCAGCCAGTGTCCCT ATAACTACCTCGCCACGGAGGTGGGGTCCTGCACCCTTGTGTGCCCCCAGAACAGCCAGGAGGTCACCATCAACAACGTCCAGAAGTGTGAGAAGTGCAGCAAGCCCTGCCCGGAGG tgTGCTACGGGCTGGGAGTGGATTTTCTCAAGGGCGTCCGTGCTGTGAACGCCTCCAACATCCAGCACTTCGCCGGCTGCACCAAGATCTTCGGCAGCCTGGCCTTCCTGCCCGAGACCTTCGCCGG AGACCCCAGCACCAACACGCCGCCCCTGGACCCCAAACTGCTGCGGATCTTTGAGAGCCTGGAAGAGCTGACGG GCTTCCTCTATATCGCTGCTTGGCCACCCAGCTTGCAGGACCTGGGCGTCTTCCAAAACTTGCGGGTCATCCGGGGCCGCGTGCTGCACAA CGGCGCCTACTCACTGACGCTGCGGGACCTGGCGGTGCGGGCGCTGGGGCTCCGTGCCCTGCAGGAGATCAGCAGCGGGATGGTGCTCGTCCACCACaacccccagctctgcttcctccagaAGGTGCCCTGGGACAGCATCTTCCGCAACCCCCGCCAGCGCCTCTTCCAGACCCACAACAAGCCCCCCGAGCAGTGCG AGAGCGAGGGGCTGGTCTGCTTCCACCTCTGCGCCCACGGGCACTGCTGGGGCCCCGGCCCGACCCAGTGTGTCGCCTGCGAGCGGTTCCTGCGTGGCCAGGAGTGCGTCGCCTCCTGCAACCTCCTGGACGG GGCCGTCCGGGAGCACGCCAACGGGACGCGTTGCCTGCCGTGCCACCCCGAGTGCCAGCCTCAGAACGGCACCGAGACCTGCTTCGGCTCG GAGGCAGACCAGTGCGTGGCGTGCGCCCACTACAAGGATGCGCAGCAGTGCGTGCGGCGGTGCCCCAGCGGCGTGAAGGCGGACGCCTCCTTCGTGCCCGTCTGGAAGTACCCGGATGAAGATGGtgtctgccagctctgccccaccaACTGCACCCACTC GTGCACGATCCGGGATGAGGACGGCTGTCCCATGGACCAGAAGCCAAG CCAGGTGACATCCATCATCGCCGGCGTGGTGGGGGCTCTGCTGGTTGTGGTCCTCCTGCTCATCACCGTCATCTGCGTCaagcggcggcggcagcaggaGCGGAAACACACCATGCGGCGCCTGCTGCAGGAGACCGAG CTGGTGGAGCCGCTGACGCCCAGCGGAGCCCTCCCCAACCAGGCTCAGATGCGGATCCTCAAGGAGACCGAGCTCAAGAAAGTGAAAGTGTTGGGCTCCGGTGCTTTCGGCACTGTCTACaag GGCATCTGGATCCCCGATGGGGAGAGCGTGAAGATCCCGGTGGCCATCAAGGTCTTGCGGGAGAACACGTCGCCCAAAGCCAACAAGGAGATCCTGGAC GAGGCCTACGTGATGGCGGGGGTGGGCAGCCCCTACGTGTCCCGGCTGCTGGGCATCTGCCTGACCTCCACGGTGCAGCTGGTGACGCAGCTGATGCCCTACGGCTGCCTCCTGGACTATGTGCGGGAGAACAAGGACCGCATCGGCTCCCAGGATCTGCTCAACTGGTGTGTGCAGATCGCCAAG ggGATGAATTACCTGGAGGAGGTGCGGCTGGTGCACCGGGATCTGGCCGCTCGCAACGTCCTGGTCAAGAGCCCCAACCACGTCAAGATCACCGACTTCGGGCTGGCCCGGCTGCTCGACATTGACGAGACTGAGTACCACGCTGATGGTGGCAAG GTCCCCATCAAGTGGATGGCGCTGGAGTCCATCCTGCGCCGGCGCTTCACGCACCAGAGCGATGTCTGGAGCTACG GTGTCACCGTGTGGGAGCTGATGACCTTCGGAGCGAAGCCCTACGACGGGATCCCCGCTCGCGAGATCCCCGACCTGCTGGAGAAGGGCGAGAGGCTGCCGCAGCCGCCCATCTGCACCATCGACGTCTACATGATCATGGTGAAAT gctggatGATTGACTCCGAGTGCCGGCCCAAGTTTCGGGAGCTGGTCACCGAGTTCTCCCGCATGGCCCGGGACCCCCAGCGCTTCGTGGTCATTCAG AACGACATGGTGGGGCTGCCCGGCTCCATCGACAGCACCTTCTACCGCGCCCTGCTCGAGGAGGAGGACATGGATGATCTGGTGGATGCCGAGGAGTACCTGGTCCCTCACCACGGCTTCTTCAGCGCCGAGACCTCCGCCACCTACCGCAGCCGCATCTCCTCCATGCGG AGCACGGCGGAGACCCCGGTGGACGCAGAGGAGGGTGAGGGCTTGgcccccttccccttccccccccaggGCCTGGTGGAGGGGCCGGAGGGCCCAGTGCCggaggtgctggagggggaTGCCGGGGCCAAGGCGGCCGTGCAGAGCGCGTTGGTGCAGGAGCCCGGCGCCCTGCCGCGCTACAGCGAGGATCCCACCGGGCTGGCGGCTGAGGAGAGCGAGGGTCTGGATGCTGAGGGCTTCaccgccccggccccctgcACCACCATGCCAG AGTATGTGAatcaggctggggagcagcggTCCCCACCCCGGCACCCCCGGGCACCCCCGTCCCCACCGGACAAGCCCAAGGGGCACCAGGGGAAGAATGGGCTCATCAAGGAAGCCAAGCACCCCTTCCCGGGGCCCTTCGGCCATGCCGTGGAGAACCCCGAGTACCTGGCACCCCCCGGCCCACCCGTCCCCAGCACCTTCAGCCAGGCCTTCGACAACCCCTACTACTGGAACCAGGACCCCCCCAAGGCTGGTGGCCCCGAGGGTGGCCCCGGCACGACGCCCACGGCTGAGAACCCCGAGTACCTCGGCCTGGCTGGCCCCGATGACGCGGCCGTATAG